The region TTCCCCATTCGGACATCCCCGAGTCAACGCGTATCTCCAGCTCGTCGGGGCTTTTCGCAGGTAATCGCGTCCTTCATCGGCTCCAGTGCCAGGGCATCCACCGTGGACCCTTAGTATCTTGACCCTTCCATTCATTCACGCACGTCCCGACCCACCCAGGCGAACCTGAGCGGCGCCCGGAAGGCGCTTTCTGTGCTTGTTCTCTCGCACACCTCTTCGCTTGTCATGCTCCCCGCCTCGCTTGAGGCTCAGAAAAGATACAGGCGCCGCCCGAACTTGTCAACTCTCCCCACCGAGTCCTAGAGAAGGGTTCAGAAAATGGCGTGCTAGCCTCCTTCTATGCGGGTTCATGTGGTCTTCCTGGCGCGGCTCAAGCGGGAGGCGGGACTGGAGACGGCCAGCCTGGAGGTTCCCGATGGCACGACCGTGCGCGACCTCGCAGCCCTGGTCGAACAGAGCCACAGCTTGAGCCTGCGCGGCTGCATGGTGGCGGTCAATGAAACATATGCCCGGCCTGAGCAAGTCTTGGCGGCTGGAGACGAGGTGGCCTTCCTGCCTCCTGTGGCTGGGGGTGCAGCACCTGAATTGGAAACGCGTTGCGAGGTTCGGGACACGCCCCTGCTGCTATCGGAGGCTGAGCCTTTCCTTATCCGGCCTCAGTACGGAGCGCAGGCCTACTTTGTCGGGACAGTGCGTTCACCCAACCAGGGCAAGGTCGTAGATTTCATCGACTACGAGGCCTATGCGCCGATGGCGATCCGGGTTATGGAGGCGGCGGCGGGCCGGGCACGCGAGCAGCATGGAGAGTTGCGCGTCCTGATTCAGCACCGAATTGGACGCCTGCGGCCTGGGGAAACGAGCATCCTGATCGGGGTTGCCAGCGCCCATCGCCGGGCGGCCCTGGAAGCCTGCGACTTCCTGATTGAGTATCTGAAGGCTCACCTGCCCGTCTGGAAGCACGAGGCGGATCAGGACGGCACTCACTGGGTTGACGGACAGAGCGAGCATCCCACCCTGTAGCCGTCAGGGAGACTGGGGATTGTCGCGGGCATGGGCCTCGAAATGCCGGTAATAGCGGCCCGCGAGAAGCGCCATTAGGCACAGTACGGCAGCCAGGGCCAGGAACTGAGTCCAGCCCGCCGCTCCTGTCAGCAGGCCGTTGAACACGAAATGCAGCGTGATGCTGAGGAGCAGGCCCCGAGAACGCCACCAGCGACCGCCCCGCAGGTGGCGTCCGCCCAATGCGTAGCCCTGGGGCGCACTGAAGAGGGCGTGAACGAGCGTGGTGAGCGGCGCGTGCCAGGCAAGGGCCGAGGCCCCGAAGCCCAGGGAGTAGGTCACGTTTTCCACGAAGGCGAAGCCCAGCGCAGCGGTCACGGCATAGACCAGGCCGTCCATCGGCTCGTCGAACTCGTGCTCGGTGGTCGCCGTGATGGCGGCCAGAAACTTGCTGCCTTCCTCGACGATGGCGGTCAGGAGGAGTACCAGGAATGGAGTCAGCAGGCCCAACTTGGCGGGGAGGTGCTCGAAGGTTCCGCCGAACGCCGCCGAGACGCCCCAGGCCACCATGCCCCATCCGAAGGTCCGGGCCAGCAGCCAGGCGGGCTCCGGATGGCGGTCGCGCCGTACGAAAAACCAC is a window of Deinococcus terrestris DNA encoding:
- the moaD gene encoding molybdopterin converting factor subunit 1 gives rise to the protein MRVHVVFLARLKREAGLETASLEVPDGTTVRDLAALVEQSHSLSLRGCMVAVNETYARPEQVLAAGDEVAFLPPVAGGAAPELETRCEVRDTPLLLSEAEPFLIRPQYGAQAYFVGTVRSPNQGKVVDFIDYEAYAPMAIRVMEAAAGRAREQHGELRVLIQHRIGRLRPGETSILIGVASAHRRAALEACDFLIEYLKAHLPVWKHEADQDGTHWVDGQSEHPTL
- a CDS encoding PrsW family intramembrane metalloprotease — protein: MPLFWPLLVSLVLSAGWLWFFVRRDRHPEPAWLLARTFGWGMVAWGVSAAFGGTFEHLPAKLGLLTPFLVLLLTAIVEEGSKFLAAITATTEHEFDEPMDGLVYAVTAALGFAFVENVTYSLGFGASALAWHAPLTTLVHALFSAPQGYALGGRHLRGGRWWRSRGLLLSITLHFVFNGLLTGAAGWTQFLALAAVLCLMALLAGRYYRHFEAHARDNPQSP